AACTCTAAATTTTAGAAAAAATATCGACATTTTAACTTCAGTTGATGTAGATGGCATAAAAAAGATAGGATTTAAACTTGAAGTTGATGAAAAAACTGCACTTGAAAATGCTAAAAATATGCTTAAAATCAAAAAATTAGATGCGGTTTGCTTAAATGTTTTACTTGGAAATGTTAAATTTGGAAGCGATGTAACAAAGATAAGCTTTATAACAGATAAAAAAGTTGTAGAAATTGCTGAAAACAGTAAAGAAAAAGTGGCTTTTGAGATAGCAAACCTTATAAAAAGCATATAATGAACGACTTAAATCATTTAGCAATAATAATGGACGGAAATGGACGCTGGGCAAAACTAAAAAGCCTAGCTAGAAGCGTTGGTCATAAAAACGGTGCTGATACGATAGATAAAGTAGCACTAACTTGTATAGATTTAGGCATTAAAAATTTAACTCTTTATGCTTTTAGTACTGAAAACTGGTCTAGACCAAAAGAAGAGATTGATTTTTTATTAAACCTTGCAAAAGATTTTATCAAAAAAAAGGAAGCTCTTTTTATAAAAAACGGCGTTAAATTTGAGACAAAAGGCGATATAAGCGTATTTGATGATGAGTTAAAAAAAGCGATATCTCACCTTAAAGAAGTCACAAAAAATGGCTCAAATTTAACTCTTGCCTTAGCGGTAAACTATGGTTCAAAAGATGAGATAGCAAGGGCTGTAAAAAAACTAATAAAATTAAATTTAGAGATAAATGAAGAAAATATCACACAACATTTAGATGCCCCACAAATGGGCAATGTTGATCTTATCATAAGAACAGGTGGCGAACAAAGACTATCAAATTTTATGCTTTGGCAAGGAGCATATGCTGAGTTAGTTTTTACGCCAACTTTGTGGCCTGATTTTAATCAAAAAGAGCTTTTTAAAATAGTAGAAAATTATAAGAAAATTCATAGAAAGTTTGGTGGATTATGATGATTTTTTTAGCATCTCTTTACTTTGTTTTAGGTCTTTGTATTGCCTCTTTTTCAAATGTTTTAATCTACAGAATGCCAGTTATTGCCATTAAAAAACAAAAAGCTAAAGAAGGCATTGATGTTGGCGAAATTGAAAGTATTTCTTTTCCTTCATCTCACTGCCAAAACTGCCTTACGCCACTAAAATGGTATCACAATATACCAGTTTTTTCGTGGCTTTTTTTAGGTGGAAAGTGTGCTTTTTGTAAGAGTAAAATTTCTATACAATACCCAATAATAGAGCTTTTAGGCGGGCTTTTTATGCTTGTTGGATTTTTTATAGAAGTTGGTTCGTTTAACTATTTAGAACTTTTTAAAGCTTTAATTATAGGAACGCTTTTTATAATTCTTCTTGCTATGAGTATAATCGACCTTCGCTATACAGCAGCTCCAGACGAGCTTTTATATACCAGTGTTGTCTTAGCTCTTTTATACTCTTTTAGTCTTAAAGGCATAACTGATGCTTTAATAATAGCAGGAATTTTTACACTTTTAGCTTTGATTGTTAGCCTTATAAAAAGACGCTTTGCCATGGGATCAGCTGATATATTTATATTTGCAGCTATGGGGGCAGTTTTAGGACTAAATTTAGCATTTATAGCGATATTTATAGCAGCTATTGTCTCACTTCCTGCGTTTTTTATAGCAGCACAAAAAGATTATGAACTTCCGTTTATTCCGTTTTTATCATTTGGGCTTTTTGTTACTTACTCCTTAGAGATGCAAATTTTAGATATTTTAAACCAAATTTACGGATAGAATATGAACAGAGTAAATAGATACCTTTTTTCAAATTTCACAAGTAGCTTTGTGTCACTATTTAGTGTTTTGTTCCTTATAGTATCTATTGTGTTTTTTATAAGAATTTCACGCATTACTGCTTATATAGAGATAAATGCCACAGAGCTTTTAAAACTATATCTTTTCATGCTTCCACGGGTTCTTATTTTTACAGGACCGATAGCTT
The sequence above is a segment of the Campylobacter corcagiensis genome. Coding sequences within it:
- the uppS gene encoding polyprenyl diphosphate synthase, which encodes MNDLNHLAIIMDGNGRWAKLKSLARSVGHKNGADTIDKVALTCIDLGIKNLTLYAFSTENWSRPKEEIDFLLNLAKDFIKKKEALFIKNGVKFETKGDISVFDDELKKAISHLKEVTKNGSNLTLALAVNYGSKDEIARAVKKLIKLNLEINEENITQHLDAPQMGNVDLIIRTGGEQRLSNFMLWQGAYAELVFTPTLWPDFNQKELFKIVENYKKIHRKFGGL
- a CDS encoding prepilin peptidase, whose translation is MIFLASLYFVLGLCIASFSNVLIYRMPVIAIKKQKAKEGIDVGEIESISFPSSHCQNCLTPLKWYHNIPVFSWLFLGGKCAFCKSKISIQYPIIELLGGLFMLVGFFIEVGSFNYLELFKALIIGTLFIILLAMSIIDLRYTAAPDELLYTSVVLALLYSFSLKGITDALIIAGIFTLLALIVSLIKRRFAMGSADIFIFAAMGAVLGLNLAFIAIFIAAIVSLPAFFIAAQKDYELPFIPFLSFGLFVTYSLEMQILDILNQIYG